The Maridesulfovibrio ferrireducens genomic interval GTATTGCCCCAAATGAATAACTCGCTTAGCCCGTGCCAGATTCATGAAACACTCCTGCTCTGTCGCTTAAGCTCAGAATGCTCGTTCGCGGCGCGTATTCTTTCAAGCAGATCATCAATCAAAAAAGGCTTAAGAATATAGTCATATGCACCATGACTGATGCCCTCGATTCCCGACTGCACGGAACCATGCCCCGTAAGCATAATCACTTCGACATCATGATATCTGCGCCTGATTTCCTTAAGAGTTTCAATACCACTCAGTCCCGGCATTCTAACATCTAAAATGACCACATTAACTGAAGTCTTCGACAAAAAATTAAGGGCTTCCTGTCCGTTATTTGCAACATCCACATCAACATTTCGCTTCGCAAGTCTCCGCCCTATCAACTTCAAGAAATCAGGTTCATCATCCACCACAAGCACTCTTATTCTGGACATGGTCCCTCCTAGCTATCGTGGACAACACCTGATAGCGGTAGAAAAAAAGTAAATACAGCCCCCTGCCCATGTTCACTTTGCACTGTGATTTTACCACCCAGTTTATTCAATGTACTGTATATAATTGATAGGCCCAATCCTGTACCCTCGCCTGCTGATTTTGTTGTAAAAAACGGATCAAAAACTTTTGTAAGCTGATCCGGCAATATCCCCGTCCCCGTATCCTTAACTCCCATAGCAATGAAAGATCCCTCGACACGGCTTTCCAATGTGATACTTCCATTCTCGGCAACTGCATCAATTGAGTTTTCCAGCAAATTAAGAATTATCTGCTGTACCTGATTAGAATCTGTAGTTATTAATGGAAGGTTTGAGTCAAGATCAAAAACGACTTCAATATTGCGATACTTGATTTCATTTTCCAGAAAAGCAACGGTCTGTTTAGCCAGAATATTAAGATCAACATCTTCCTGAGCCGGCTCCATTCTACGGGCAAAACCCAACATTCTATGAGTCACTGTCCGCGCTCTTTCTACATGACGGTCAATGTCGCTGACAGCCTCATTGAGATCATCCAAAGCTTCGAATCCGTCCAATTCTCCATCGTTGATGAGATCGCGAATCCATCCGGCACTTTCCCTTATGATGGACAAAGGATTATTAATTTCATGCGCAACTCCTGCCGCCATCTTGCCGAGCGAAGCCATTTTGCTTGATTGCATGATCGTCGCATCCAGCGCAGCTCTTTCATCATTCGCCGCCTTTAATTTCCCGACCACAGATGCCACCGTCAGATACGTGCCGACAAAAATCATACATGCACAAACAAGAAACAAAAGATAAACCATGGATTGAACCCGCAACAGCGGAGAAAGTTCCTCACCGGGACTTTCAGTCACCACAAGCTTCCAGTCAGTAAGTGACAAAGAGGTTATAGCCGCAACATGAGTTGTTCCGCTTTCAGTCCATTTACAAATATCCACAGGTCTGCCACCGGAATATTCAGGCAATGTGGCTTTGGATAAAACCTTGCCGCCGAATCTTGAGGAAGTTTGAAGTTCCCAGTTACGATTGACCAGATAGGCATCACCGAGCTTACCGCTCCGCACATTTCTGACAAGAGTAGTAAAAACATCAGAATCAATGGTGGCCCTTAATATCCATGTTTTACCTGCCTCTCGCCTTTTCACTGCAATGATGAAATGTGGAAAATTTCTAAACCCCATGAAAACATCACTTACATAGACCCCTTTAAGCATGACCTGATTAAACCAGGCTTCGTCTTTGTAATTAACATCCCTGAGATCAAAAGGGCCGCTATAAGCCTCATGACTTCCATCCGGCCCGATAACGCCAAGGTCTATAAATGACCGTGAGGTATTATGAATTATATCAAAAAGAGAATTCAGGTACGTTTGGTCAGTCATCTGCGCAAGCGTGTGCGTATTGGCAAGATTCTGTAATTGCACCACCCGTTCATTTAAAAACATGTCGATGGTATCCCGCTTACTATTAACAACGAGCACCAAATTACTGGTCAGTTTTTCTTCATAAGATTTACTGAACTGATCATGAATAACATACCCCAATGCAAAAAGCGGTATGAGAGAAAAACATAAGGTTATTGCAATCAGCTTCCATCTCAGCTTCGTGTAGGAAGTACTTGTCATAAGGACCTCCCCTGCTCGGAAGATTGGATACTATAACTTGATAAGACAGCTTCTATGTCCTGCGCGAATTTAACCTGATAGTTTCGATAGGCATTAGAATCCGACATAACCATGTCAATTTGTCTGGTATGAACCAGCAAATATCCGGCAACGGCAAGTGCCTGCTCAACGGCTTCCGCCGCAACACCTTCAAT includes:
- a CDS encoding response regulator, with amino-acid sequence MSRIRVLVVDDEPDFLKLIGRRLAKRNVDVDVANNGQEALNFLSKTSVNVVILDVRMPGLSGIETLKEIRRRYHDVEVIMLTGHGSVQSGIEGISHGAYDYILKPFLIDDLLERIRAANEHSELKRQSRSVS
- a CDS encoding sensor histidine kinase, with the translated sequence MTSTSYTKLRWKLIAITLCFSLIPLFALGYVIHDQFSKSYEEKLTSNLVLVVNSKRDTIDMFLNERVVQLQNLANTHTLAQMTDQTYLNSLFDIIHNTSRSFIDLGVIGPDGSHEAYSGPFDLRDVNYKDEAWFNQVMLKGVYVSDVFMGFRNFPHFIIAVKRREAGKTWILRATIDSDVFTTLVRNVRSGKLGDAYLVNRNWELQTSSRFGGKVLSKATLPEYSGGRPVDICKWTESGTTHVAAITSLSLTDWKLVVTESPGEELSPLLRVQSMVYLLFLVCACMIFVGTYLTVASVVGKLKAANDERAALDATIMQSSKMASLGKMAAGVAHEINNPLSIIRESAGWIRDLINDGELDGFEALDDLNEAVSDIDRHVERARTVTHRMLGFARRMEPAQEDVDLNILAKQTVAFLENEIKYRNIEVVFDLDSNLPLITTDSNQVQQIILNLLENSIDAVAENGSITLESRVEGSFIAMGVKDTGTGILPDQLTKVFDPFFTTKSAGEGTGLGLSIIYSTLNKLGGKITVQSEHGQGAVFTFFLPLSGVVHDS